One genomic region from Deltaproteobacteria bacterium encodes:
- a CDS encoding DNA-directed RNA polymerase subunit alpha, with protein MAHRSLQPIVKPKGIIIDTNTQTSTYSKFTIEPLERGYGTTIGNTLRRILLSSIEGAAITSVNIEGVTNEFSTIPGVYEDIMEIILNLKTVRLKLLDVKEREIKIRAKGETDITAKDIIADNKVVILNPEVKIATLGKDAVLNIDMIAKVGRGYIPAEENKDEALPVSTIPVDSIFSPVRRVNFQVRNSRVGRVIDYDKLIIEIWVDGSIKPITALQTAANILSDQLSIFTGELVEYGNLEVVHEELPKEEKNFTDLMNKSIDDLEFSVRATNCLKNADIKTIGELVLKTEQEILQMKNFGKKSLTEIKEVLAELGLHLGMNTDNVGEDNKVKE; from the coding sequence ATGGCTCACAGAAGTTTACAACCCATTGTAAAACCGAAAGGTATAATTATAGATACAAATACCCAGACCAGTACTTATAGCAAATTTACTATTGAACCTCTTGAGAGAGGGTATGGGACAACGATCGGCAATACCTTAAGACGAATACTACTGTCGTCCATAGAAGGAGCTGCAATAACATCTGTTAATATAGAAGGTGTAACAAACGAGTTTTCTACTATTCCAGGTGTGTACGAAGATATTATGGAGATAATTCTTAATCTGAAAACGGTCAGATTAAAGCTCTTAGATGTAAAAGAAAGAGAAATAAAAATAAGGGCAAAAGGTGAAACTGATATTACTGCCAAGGATATTATTGCCGACAACAAGGTGGTTATACTTAATCCTGAAGTAAAGATTGCTACACTTGGTAAAGATGCTGTTCTAAATATAGATATGATTGCAAAGGTAGGGAGAGGCTACATCCCGGCGGAGGAAAATAAGGACGAGGCTCTGCCTGTAAGCACAATACCGGTAGATTCTATATTCTCACCGGTAAGAAGGGTGAATTTCCAGGTTAGGAACTCAAGAGTTGGCAGGGTAATAGATTACGATAAGCTTATAATAGAAATATGGGTTGATGGCAGTATAAAACCTATAACAGCGTTGCAAACAGCAGCGAATATTCTATCCGATCAGTTATCGATATTCACAGGTGAATTGGTAGAGTATGGTAATCTGGAAGTTGTGCATGAAGAGCTGCCCAAGGAAGAAAAGAATTTTACCGATTTGATGAATAAGAGTATAGATGACCTTGAGTTCTCGGTAAGGGCAACCAACTGCTTGAAAAACGCCGATATAAAAACAATCGGTGAGCTTGTTTTAAAAACAGAGCAGGAAATACTACAGATGAAAAATTTCGGTAAAAAATCATTAACCGAAATCAAAGAGGTACTTGCAGAGCTTGGATTGCATCTTGGCATGAATACTGATAATGTGGGTGAAGACAATAAAGTGAAGGAGTAA
- the rplQ gene encoding 50S ribosomal protein L17, whose amino-acid sequence MRHNIDGRKFRRVPSHRKALLKNLAISLIIHERIETTIAKAKELRRVVERMITLGKRGDLYARRRAFAILRDETSVAKLFSKLAERYRTRNGGYTRIIKFRNRLGDDAPMSFIELVDREVKEKKPKKGKAEKKKESKQE is encoded by the coding sequence ATGAGGCATAATATAGATGGTAGAAAATTCAGGAGAGTGCCTTCTCACAGAAAGGCATTGCTTAAAAACCTCGCCATATCTTTGATCATTCATGAGAGGATTGAGACGACTATTGCAAAGGCAAAGGAGCTTAGAAGGGTTGTTGAACGTATGATAACACTTGGCAAAAGAGGTGATCTGTACGCAAGGAGAAGGGCATTTGCAATATTAAGGGACGAGACTTCTGTTGCTAAATTGTTTAGTAAGCTTGCAGAAAGGTACAGGACCCGCAATGGCGGATATACACGCATCATAAAGTTCAGGAATAGATTAGGTGATGACGCCCCCATGTCTTTTATAGAGCTTGTTGATAGAGAAGTAAAAGAGAAGAAGCCTAAAAAAGGTAAAGCAGAGAAAAAAAAGGAATCGAAACAAGAATAA